One region of Flavobacterium sp. GSB-24 genomic DNA includes:
- the serS gene encoding serine--tRNA ligase has product MLQIAFIRENQEKVIKALAKRNIDAKSVVEEVVQLDENRRAAQVELDNTLSESNKLSKDIGELMKAGEKAKAAILKEKTVSLKEKSKELSEKAEALAVELTNKLYTLPNLPADIVPEGKTPDDNLNVFQEGDIPVLHEGAQPHWELVKKYDIIDFELGVKITGAGFPVYKGKGARLQRALINYFLDKNTAAGYNEVQVPHLVNEASGYGTGQLPDKEGQMYHSTIDDLYLIPTAEVPVTNLFRDVLLTETELPVLYTAYTPCFRREAGSYGAHVRGLNRLHQFDKVEIVRVEHPEKSYEALDGMVEHVKDILKELKLPYRVLRLCGGDMGFTSALTYDFEVFSTAQDRWLEISSVSNFETFQANRLKLRFKDKDGKNQLAHTLNGSSLALPRVLAGIIENYQTPEGIVIPEVLRPYCGFDIIN; this is encoded by the coding sequence ATGTTACAAATTGCATTTATTAGAGAAAATCAAGAGAAAGTAATCAAAGCTTTAGCAAAGCGAAATATCGATGCTAAAAGCGTTGTTGAAGAGGTGGTTCAATTAGACGAAAATCGTCGTGCTGCACAGGTGGAATTAGACAATACTTTATCAGAATCTAATAAATTGTCCAAAGATATTGGTGAATTGATGAAAGCTGGTGAGAAAGCTAAAGCAGCAATCTTAAAAGAAAAAACAGTTTCACTAAAAGAAAAAAGTAAAGAACTGAGCGAAAAAGCAGAAGCTTTGGCTGTTGAGTTAACCAATAAATTATACACATTACCAAATCTTCCGGCAGATATCGTTCCTGAAGGAAAAACGCCGGACGACAATTTGAATGTTTTTCAAGAAGGAGATATTCCTGTTTTGCACGAAGGCGCACAGCCTCACTGGGAATTGGTAAAGAAATACGATATTATCGATTTTGAATTGGGTGTAAAAATTACTGGAGCAGGATTTCCTGTTTATAAAGGTAAAGGAGCTCGTTTACAGCGTGCTTTAATCAACTACTTTTTAGATAAAAATACAGCTGCAGGATACAATGAAGTGCAGGTGCCGCATTTGGTAAACGAAGCTTCTGGTTACGGAACTGGACAATTACCAGATAAAGAAGGGCAGATGTATCATTCTACAATTGACGATTTATATTTGATCCCAACGGCTGAGGTTCCGGTTACTAATTTATTTCGAGATGTTCTTTTGACAGAAACAGAATTACCGGTTTTATATACAGCTTACACACCATGTTTTCGTCGTGAAGCGGGTTCATACGGAGCTCACGTTCGCGGATTAAACCGTTTACACCAATTTGATAAAGTAGAAATCGTTCGTGTTGAACACCCTGAAAAGTCTTATGAAGCGCTTGACGGAATGGTAGAACATGTAAAAGATATTTTAAAAGAATTAAAATTGCCTTACAGAGTTTTACGTCTTTGCGGAGGCGATATGGGCTTTACATCTGCTTTAACGTATGATTTTGAAGTGTTTTCTACAGCACAAGACCGCTGGTTAGAAATTAGTTCTGTCTCTAACTTTGAAACTTTCCAGGCAAACCGCTTGAAATTGCGTTTTAAAGACAAAGACGGCAAAAATCAATTGGCGCATACGCTTAACGGAAGTTCATTAGCACTTCCTAGAGTTTTGGCCGGAATTATTGAAAATTACCAAACTCCAGAAGGAATCGTAATTCCAGAAGTTTTACGCCCATACTGCGGATTTGATATTATAAACTAG
- a CDS encoding protease complex subunit PrcB family protein, whose protein sequence is MKQILLILMILFALTSCENDDLPQSDVQYSLVGKGDSFPNDKSVAQRHLVIKDAKTWNSLINEMDAANNLTQDLKEINIDFNKYQIIAIIDKTQKGGGHSIDVVEMSENRNTIIVKVEKLKNGDLSSRLSRPYDIVKMAKTTKKVVFEQ, encoded by the coding sequence ATGAAACAGATTTTACTTATTTTAATGATTCTATTTGCTCTCACAAGCTGCGAAAATGACGATTTACCGCAGTCTGATGTGCAATACTCATTGGTGGGTAAAGGAGATTCTTTTCCGAATGACAAAAGCGTCGCTCAAAGACATTTAGTTATTAAAGATGCTAAAACTTGGAATAGTTTAATAAACGAAATGGATGCGGCTAATAATTTAACCCAAGATTTGAAAGAAATTAATATTGATTTCAATAAATATCAAATCATTGCAATTATTGACAAAACCCAAAAAGGCGGCGGACATTCTATAGATGTTGTCGAAATGTCTGAGAATCGTAACACTATAATTGTAAAGGTCGAAAAACTAAAAAACGGTGATCTTAGTTCTAGATTATCTAGACCTTATGACATTGTAAAAATGGCCAAAACAACCAAAAAAGTTGTTTTTGAGCAATAA
- a CDS encoding DUF664 domain-containing protein: protein MKKLIIPLLFLFFSASYAQTQKTISSDWTSFNQTIDIQTAVTKKFKVIASVKAETTEPTAWAGVWARVDTKNDEEGFFDNMQDRPVKSKEWNSYTVEGTLDKNSKSLSFGGLCINNGKFYFDKFELWIENDKGVFEPLTVLNSSFETAVKNGDIPKWSLGTSKEAIVKVKEYKITSDKSSVDGKSSLLLEGSGIKPRPEARIGNVEGASPKIADMISMLEDLKSRVERTVKNMSQYEIDYLHDEEANRIGALVMHLAAAEKYYQVFTFENRDFNEEEKKIWNNALNLDQGGRDEFKGHDIQYYLDIYNQVRAKTIEELKKRDDAWFAQVQLKYDMTNQYCWFHVMEHQSSHLGQILFLKKRIPPEKPQQKTLPQEIKK from the coding sequence ATGAAAAAACTAATAATACCACTGTTGTTTTTGTTTTTCAGCGCCAGTTATGCTCAAACACAAAAAACGATATCCAGCGATTGGACGTCTTTCAATCAGACCATTGATATTCAGACTGCTGTTACGAAAAAATTTAAGGTAATTGCTTCAGTTAAAGCCGAAACTACAGAGCCAACGGCTTGGGCTGGAGTCTGGGCGAGAGTTGATACTAAAAATGATGAAGAAGGTTTTTTTGATAATATGCAGGACAGACCTGTAAAATCTAAAGAATGGAATTCTTATACTGTTGAAGGAACTTTAGATAAAAACAGTAAATCATTGAGTTTTGGAGGACTCTGTATCAATAACGGAAAATTCTATTTTGACAAATTCGAATTATGGATTGAAAATGATAAAGGTGTTTTTGAACCTTTAACGGTTTTAAATTCAAGTTTTGAAACTGCTGTAAAGAATGGAGATATTCCGAAATGGAGTTTAGGAACTTCAAAAGAGGCTATTGTTAAAGTAAAGGAATATAAAATTACCTCTGATAAATCAAGCGTCGACGGAAAAAGCAGTTTATTATTAGAAGGAAGCGGCATTAAACCAAGACCCGAAGCCAGAATAGGAAATGTTGAAGGAGCTTCACCAAAGATTGCCGACATGATTTCGATGCTGGAAGATCTTAAATCTCGTGTCGAAAGAACGGTTAAAAATATGAGTCAATATGAAATTGATTATCTTCATGATGAAGAGGCCAATCGAATTGGAGCTTTGGTTATGCATTTGGCTGCAGCCGAAAAATACTATCAGGTTTTTACTTTTGAAAACAGGGATTTTAATGAAGAAGAAAAGAAAATTTGGAACAACGCTTTAAATTTAGATCAAGGCGGACGTGACGAATTTAAAGGTCATGATATTCAATATTATTTGGACATTTATAATCAAGTGCGTGCCAAAACTATTGAAGAATTAAAGAAAAGAGACGATGCATGGTTTGCCCAAGTTCAGTTAAAATATGATATGACCAATCAATATTGCTGGTTTCACGTAATGGAACATCAATCGAGTCATTTAGGTCAAATTTTATTTTTGAAGAAACGAATTCCGCCAGAGAAACCGCAACAAAAAACTCTTCCACAAGAAATTAAGAAGTAA